ctcttcttcttctttcatcttCCAACTCAAGGAAAATGAAAGTTTCTCTCCATTATTCAAGCCATGTGACCTCtaagggaaagaaagaaattgtttttcccTCCAGTAAACTGTGCCATACACTTCTCTTCCATACCCATTTTGTGTTTGTTCATAGCTTGGAGTTTAAAGTTTGTTTTCATCTTCCAAGGGGTGAAGAAATTAAAGGTAAGAGGTTTTTAACTTATTCCTTAGTATGGTTAATATATGGGTTTAGAATTTCATGgcctatcttatatatatatattcggttTTTGAGATGTTGTTTAAGACCAACTGAACCATGTATAACACTTATGTTTCAGTTTCTGGTTTGCATCTCTTTATGTTGTgatttttatatacatatatctacGCCCTGTTTTGAGTAACCGAATATGTATGGAGCTATGTTGATGTGGTGACTCCCATGTATATATGTTTATGGCCTATTTTGAGTAACCAAATATGTAGGGAGGCTGTGTTCGTGTTgtgcttttatatattttgaaataaaagagaGTTTTTAACAAATGAGCTTGCTTAAAATCTTAAATGATTCTTGGAATAATTTTGGTATGAGCATTTGTGCAGtgagttttattttgaaagtggTGTTATGTTTTCTTCCTTAGAATGCTAGAGGTCTTTAGATTTATTATGGTTATATGTAATCTTAAAAACTTGTTTTAAAAGGAGAGTCaaatgatttaattataaactttGATGCTTAGGATTTTGAGTTACTTAATGGGCTATTCTAGCTATTTTTCTATGTTATGCTTAGCTAAATAATATGTGTTAACTAGGTTAATTATTATGCTTATGCTACTCTTGTAAGGGTTAGTCGAGAGGGTAGTTACTTGAGGTAACGCTAAGGGTAGAAAATgacgttagatttataatattttggctTCTCGTTTAAAGGGAGGCCTAAATGATGTTAGATGAGT
This genomic interval from Carya illinoinensis cultivar Pawnee chromosome 10, C.illinoinensisPawnee_v1, whole genome shotgun sequence contains the following:
- the LOC122278893 gene encoding uncharacterized protein LOC122278893, coding for MKENFFFFPPPKLMPSSCSSPLLLLSSSNSRKMKVSLHYSSHVTSKGKKEIVFPSSKLCHTLLFHTHFVFVHSLEFKVCFHLPRGEEIKGPTNAEGTEADRDEATEELGTTEEGGENVL